The Tripterygium wilfordii isolate XIE 37 chromosome 4, ASM1340144v1, whole genome shotgun sequence genome has a window encoding:
- the LOC119995978 gene encoding transcription factor MYB36: MGRAPCCDKANVKRGQWSPEEDAKLKAYMEKFGMGGNWIALPQKIGLKRCGKSCRLRWLNYLRPNIKHGGFSEEEDNIICSLYISIGSRWSIIAAQLPGRTDNDIKNYWNTRLKRKLLGKKKQSTINRSSSEACEANSTIGEENSQAIERLQLHMQLQGLHNPFSIYNNPSLWPKLHPLLQSLNQTPNPPIELQTGMCSASDFVNHGQSMAPIPSSGIMERFDVGLERVSTLEAELGNILINTKPSASYDLVQENHQMVEFDCSKEMDSGSKDNWSWWSNDNLESKSTSSNSWDSTNVLHHHQSEGMFQDYEFGYNI; encoded by the exons atggGTAGAGCTCCATGTTGTGACAAAGCCAATGTGAAGAGAGGACAATGGTCTCCTGAAGAAGATGCTAAGCTTAAGGCCTATATGGAAAAGTTTGGCATGGGTGGCAACTGGATTGCACTTCCTCAAAAAATTG GGCTGAAGAGATGTGGCAAGAGTTGCAGACTAAGATGGTTAAATTACTTGAGACCAAACATCAAGCATGGTGGATTctctgaagaagaagacaacatCATTTGCAGCCTTTACATTAGTATTGGAAGCAG GTGGTCCATTATCGCAGCACAATTGCCTGGAAGGACAGACAATGACATCAAGAACTACTGGAACACAAGATTGAAGAGGAAATTActtggaaagaaaaaacaatccACCATCAATAGATCATCTTCTGAAGCATGTGAAGCTAATAGTACCATTGGAGAAGAGAATTCACAGGCTATTGAAAGGCTTCAACTTCATATGCAACTTCAAGGCCTTCACAATCCCTTCTCTATCTATAACAATCCTTCACTTTGGCCTAAATTGCATCCCCTCCTTCAATCATTGAATCAAACCCCAAATCCTCCTATAGAACTACAAACTGGTATGTGTAGTGCTAGTGATTTTGTTAATCATGGACAATCAATGGCTCCTATCCCATCCTCAGGAATCATGGAGAGATTCGATGTGGGATTAGAGCGAGTTTCGACGTTGGAAGCCGAGCTTGGGAACATTCTGATCAATACCAAACCATCTGCTTCTTATGATTTAGTGCAGGAGAATCATCAAATGGTGGAATTTGATTGTTCTAAAGAAATGGATAGTGGTTCAAAGGACAATTGGAGTTGGTGGTCTAATGACAATTTGGAGTCGAAATCGACATCTTCTAACTCGTGGGATTCAACCaatgttcttcatcatcatcagtctGAGGGAATGTTCCAGGATTATGAATTTGGTTACAATATTTGA